The following proteins are encoded in a genomic region of Corylus avellana chromosome ca4, CavTom2PMs-1.0:
- the LOC132179037 gene encoding serine carboxypeptidase-like 18 has product MVVGSGNHASRICLHLLLLLLFSVNVAFSGTLVTSLPGFDGDLPFKLYTGYVNVSTGNAEMFYYFIESERNPKKDPVLLWYSGGPGCSAFNGLIYENGPLAFNMSGYAGGIPQTYYYKYSWTKAASILFVDAPAGTGFSYGGAGAFPATDSGTAAQVYEFLRNWLVENPDYLLNELFIGADSYSGISAPIVVKQIIDDNDAGVTPRLNLKGYILGCPRTDTDINENSKIIYSHRMGLVSDELYEATKEACNGSYSSVTTSQSECYENLKILQHCTKDINKNHILEPKCTWTSPEPYGESVRRALEEEADGLALSSEDPDFFCHTFGYSLSYLWANDPTVRSALNIREGTVQDWKRCNKSISFTSDVSSVIDYHQNLSTKGLQVLIFNGDHDLIIPNIGTQQWIKVLNLTIVNDWHSWLVDGQVAGYTIKYSSNGYRLTYATIKGAGHSPQEYKRREGFNMFNRFIHYYPL; this is encoded by the exons TCTTCTACTGCTTTTCTCTGTAAATGTAGCTTTCTCCGGCACGCTCGTCACCTCTTTACCAGGATTCGACGGCGACCTTCCGTTTAAACTCTATACAGG GTATGTCAATGTCAGCACCGGTAATGCTGAGATGTTTTACTATTTCATCGAGTCTGAGAGGAACCCCAAAAAGGACCCTGTTTTGCTCTGGTATAGTGGCGGCCCTGGTTGCTCTGCTTTCAACGGTCTTATTTATGAAAACG GTCCATTAGCTTTCAACATGTCAGGTTACGCAGGGGGTATACCACAAACATATTATTACAAGTACTCATGGACAAAG GCTGCTAGCATTTTATTTGTAGATGCACCTGCTGGCACTGGTTTCTCCTATGGTGGTGCTGGTGCGTTCCCTGCCACAGACTCAGGAACAGCAGCACAGGTTTATGAGTTCTTAAGGAAT TGGTTGGTGGAAAACCCAGATTACCTgctaaatgaattatttatcGGGGCTGATTCTTATTCAGGCATATCCGCTCCAATTGTTGTTAAACAAATAATTGATG ATAATGATGCTGGAGTTACCCCACGCCTGAATCTCAAG GGATATATTCTTGGGTGCCCTCGAACTGATACGGATATTAATGAAAATTCCAAGATTATATATTCTCATCGCATGGGGCTTGTATCAGATGAACTCTATGAG GCAACAAAAGAAGCATGTAATGGGAGTTATAGCAGTGTTACTACATCACAATCAGAATGCTATGAAAATCTTAAAATACTCCAGCAT TGCACCAaggatataaacaaaaatcatattctGGAGCCCAAGTGCACCTGGACATCCCCAGAACCATATGGAGAATCGGTTCGAAGAGCtcttgaagaagaagctgaTGGCTTAGCCCTGTCTTCCGAAGACCCTGATTTTTTTTGCCAt ACCTTTGGTTATTCACTCTCTTACTTGTGGGCTAATGATCCAACCGTCCGAAGTGCTCTTAATATCCGAGAg GGAACGGTACAAGACTGGAAGAGATGCAACAAGAGCATATCATTCACATCTGATGTCTCTAGTGTCATTGATTATCATCAAAATCTTAGCACCAAGGGGTTGCAAGTTCTAATATTCAA TGGTGACCATGATTTAATAATCCCAAATATTGGTACGCAACAATGGATCAAGGTGCTAAATTTAACTATAGTTAATGATTGGCATTCGTGGTTAGTGGATGGTCAAGTTGCAGG ATACACAATTAAATATTCAAGTAATGGATACCGCTTGACCTATGCAACAATAAAG GGAGCGGGTCACTCGCCTCAAGAGTACAAGCGTAGGGAAGGTTTCAACATGTTCAATAGGTTTATCCACTATTATCCACTCTGA